ATGTCGCCAACGCCGGCGAGATGCTGCTGCTCGGTGACCGGCTGGCGCCCTCGGAGATCCGGTGCCGGCCGATCGCGCACGAGGTGATGTCGGATGTCCTTCGTCGCACACGTGGTGCGCCGCCTTCGCCGATTGCGGAGTTGGCTGAGCACATGGGAGTAGGGGTATGAGCGCGGAGCCGGCCTGATGACCGGCCCGCAGTCCAGCAACGGGCGCCGCGAGGTGCTCTACGTCATCGCCTGCGGCTCGCCGCTGGCCCGTCACGTCGGTCGGCTCGTCGACCTGGCCCAGCAGGACGGCTGGGACGTGTGCGTGGTCACCACGCCGGACGGCGCGAAGTTCGTCGACGCGCCGGCGCTGGCCCGCCAGACCGGTCACCCGGTGCGAACGCACTACAAGCAGCCGAGCGACCCGGACCTGTTGCCGCCGGCCGACGCCATGATCGTCTGCCCGGCCACGGTCAACACGGTCAACAAGTGGGCCGCCGGGATCACCGACACACTCGCCCTGGGGCTTCTCGTGGAGGCCCAGGGCCTGGGCGTCCCGATCGCGGCGGTGCCGTTCACCAACGCCGCGATGGCCGCCCACCCGGCGTTCCGGGCCGGCCTCGCCCGGCTCGACGAGTGGGGGGTGACGGTCCTGTTCGGCGACGACGTCTTCCCGCTGCACGCGCCCGGCACCGGTGAGCGTCACCTGCACGCCTTCCCGTGGGGAATCGGCCTGAGCGTGCTCCGCCGCCCGGTCTGCCCGCTGGTCTGAGCCCACCGCCCGTCCCGGTCCGGGCCGCGTCGCTCCGGCGCGGTCCGGCGGGGGAGGCCGCCCCGCACCGCGTACGCCGGTAAGCTGGCCCGCCGTGAGCACAACCGGATCCGGGCCGACGGTGACCGACGTGGTCGCCGAGCTGGAACGGCGCTACCCGCCGGCCTGGGCCGAGGACTGGGACCGGGTCGGTCTGGTGCTCGGTGAGCTCTCCGCCCCGGTACGTCGGGTTCTGTGCGTGGTCGACGTGGTGCCGGAGACGGTCGCCGAGGCGCTCGCCGCCGGCGTGGACATGATCGTCGCCCACCATCCGCTGCTGCTGCGCGGCGTGTCCTCGGTCGCCCCGACCACGTACAAGGGGCGGATCGTCCACCAGTTGATCCGGGCCGGGGTGGCGCTCTACGTGGCGCACACCAACGCCGACGTGGCCGCCCCCGGCGTCTCCGACGCCCTCGCCGCCCGGTTCGGGCTGACGGGGCTGCGCCCGCTGCACCCGCCGGCGCCGGGTTCACCAGCCCACGGGCCCGGGCGGGGCATCGGCCGTGTCGGCGAGCTGCCCCGGCCGATGACCCTCGCCGAGCTGGCCCGGCACGCCGCCGCTGTGCTGCCCGCCACGTCCTGGGGCGTTCGCGCAGCCGGCGACCCGGGGCGTACGGTGCGTAGGCTCGCGGTCAGCGGCGGTTCGGGCGACGCCTTCCTGGCCGACGCGACCGCCGCCGGGGTGGACGCGTATCTCACCGCCGACCTGCGGCATCACCCCGCCGGCGAGCACCTCGCCGCCGACGGGCCCGCCCTGCTCGACGCCGCCCACTGGGCGACCGAGCGACCCTGGTTGGACGACCTGGCCGCGCTCCTACGGGAGGCGCTGGGCGTCGAGACCCTGGTGTCCGACCTGGACACCGACCCGTGGACCGTACACGCCGCCACACCCGCGGTGGACGACAAGGAGCCCCGACCGTGAAGGCTGACCCGCAGGTCCAGCGCCGCCTGCTCGACCTCCAGGCGATCGACACCGCCCTCGCCCAGCTCGCCCACCGCCGTCGCTCCCTGCCCGAGCGCGCCGAGCTGGAGGCTCTGGCCCGCGAGCTGTCCGCGCTGGAGGACGAGCGGGTCCGCGCCCAGGTGGCGGTGGACGACCTGGACCGGGACATCGCCCGGATGGAAAAGGACGTCGAGCAGGTCCGGGCCCGCAAGGAGAAGGACGAGGCCCGGCTCGCCGCCGGCACCGGCCCCGCCCGCGAGCTGGAGGCGCTCCAGCACGAGCTGGCGTCGCTGAACCGGCGGCAGAGTGACCTGGAGGACGCCGAGCTGGAGCTGATGGAGCAGCGGGAGACCGCGCAGGGCGTGCTCGACGGCGTGGAGCAGCGGCTGGCCGAGACCCGGGACAAGCGTGCCGCCACCGAGCAGCGCCGCGACGACAGCCTCGCCGAGATCGCCAAGGAGGAGGAGTTCAAGCGGACGTCGCGTCAGCCGCTCGCCGCCGACCTCCCGTCCGACCTGGTGACGCTCTACGACCGGATCCGGGAGGACACCGGGCTCGGCGCCGCGCTGCTCACGGCGGGCCGCTGCGGCGGCTGCCGACTGGAGCTCTCCGGCGCCGACCTGGCCCGCATCCGCAAGGCGGCCCCGGACGACGTGGTCCGCTGCGAGGACTGCCGGCGGATCATGGTCCGGACCAACGAGTCGGGCCTGTAGACCGATGGCGCCACGGGTGGTCCTCGTCGAGGCCGACGGCGGGTCGCGGGGCAACCCCGGCCCGGCCGGCTACGGCGCGGTGGTCCGCGACCCGGACAGCGGCGAGGTGCTCGCCGAGCGGTTCGAGTCGATCGGAGTGACCACCAACAACGTGGCCGAGTACCGGGGCCTGATCGCCGGCCTGGAGGCCGCCGCGGAGCTGGGTGCCGCCGAGGTCGACGTCCGGATGGACTCGAAGCTGGTCGTCGAGCAGATGTGCGGCCGCTGGCAGATCAAGAACGCCGGTCTGCGTCCGCTCGCCGCGCGGGCCGCCGACCTGGTGACACGGTTCGACGCGGTCCGGTTCGGGTGGATCCCCCGGGAGCGGAACCGGCACGCGGACGCGCTCGCGAACGCCGCGATGGACGGGGCCGCCTCCGCACCGGCCGCGCCGGTGGTCGACGCCCCCCGGATCGTGGAGCCGCCGCGCGGGATCGGCGCCGATCCGGCGGACCGGGGCGCCGCGCGGGAGGTCGCCGACCGGGCCGCCACGGCGCGGGACACCGGCGGCGACGCGACGACCACGCCCGCCTCGTGGGAGCCCCGGCCCAGCTTCGCCGCCACCCGGCTGATCCTGGTGCGGCACGGCGAGACCGAGTACACCGAGCAGGGCCGCTACTCGGGCCGCGGCGACGTCGCGCTCTCCGCCCGCGGCCGGGAGCAGGTCAGGGCCACGGCCTCCCGGGTCGCCGCGCTCGCGCCGGGCGCCGTCGCCGTGGTCAGCTCACCACTCTCCCGCTGTACGCGGACCGCGGAGGCGATCGCCGCCGCCCTCGGTGGCGTGCCGGTGCGCCGCGACGAGGACCTCATCGAGTGCGACTTCGGCGCGTGGGAGGGACGGACCTTCGCCGAGGTGCGCGAGGGCTGGCCGGGCGAGTTGGACGCCTGGCTGGCCTCGACCCGCGTGGCCCCGCCGGAGGGGGAGTCGTTCGCCGCGGTCGCCGAGCGGGCGGGCCGTGCGGTGGCGTCGCTGCGGGAGGCGTACGCCCGGGAGACAGTCGTGGTGGTCTCGCACGTCTCGCCGATCAAGCTCGTGCTGCGCGACGCCCTCGCGGCGGACGACGCCTTCCTGCACCGGCTCTACCTGGACGCCGCCGGCATCTCGGTGGTGGACCTGTGGCCGGACGGCGGGGTGGCCGTCCGCTCGGTCAACGAGACGGCCCACCTGGCCGACATCGGCTGACGTCAACCCTTTCGACGGGTGGTGACCGCCACTGTGGACGATCTGGGATTGCGTTGACAGTGTGGTGAGCGTCGATCGAGGATCAGTCTCGTGCGAAGCGTTCACCTGACGAAGCGGGGTCACATCGACCTCCTGCGCGTCGCCAGCGCCGCCTGTCGACGCTCCCTCTGACGCCGGGTCCCTCCCTCCTCGCACGCTGCTGGCGTAACCCCGATTCCGCAGGTCTCCGGCCCTGCGACGCGTCCGCCTGCGCGCACTCCTCCTCGTGACAGGAGATGTGTCCTTGTTCGTCCGTAGAACGACTGCCCGGCTCACCGCGACCGCGGTGGCCGCGACGGTGCTCTCGACGGCGGCGCTGACCGCGCCGGCCGCCGCGTCGGCCCTGCCGACGGTGCCGCCGACCGCCCCCGACCTGTCCGACATCCGCGGCTTCCCCCAGCGCAGCGTCCTGTCGGTCTGGCCGGACAATCCGGCGGACGCCTCCATCCCGATCGGCGTCATCCCCTATGACGACATCGCGCCGAAGCTGAACGCCCTCCAGGCCGCCGGTGACCGGGTCTCGGCCCGGGTGGCCGGCAGATCCGCCGGTGGCTACGACCTGTACGCGGTCACGGTGACGGCACCGGAGACCCGCGCGCAGGCCCGGCAGCAGGAGATCTGGAAGCGCGAGATCGAGGACGATCCGGTCCGCGCGCAGCGGGACCGAGCGCTGCTCGCCGGCTACAAGACCCCGCTGTTCGTCAACGCCAACATCCACGGCAACGAGTGGGAGGGCACCGACGCGGCCCTGCGGGTGATCGAGCAACTGGCCACCGACACCAGCGCCGAGACGGCCCAGCTGCTGACCCGCAACCGGCTGGTCTTCAACATCACGTCCAATCCGGACGGCCGGGTGGCCGGCACCCGGGCCAACGCCGCCGGCTACGACCTGAACCGTGACCTGACGATCGTGTCGCAGCCGGAGACCAACCTGATCCGCGAGCTGATCGTCGACACCAAGCCGATCATCACGCTGGACCTGCACGGCTACGTCAGCCCGACGCTGCTGCACCCGAGCACCCCGCCGCACAACGTGAACAACGAGTACGACCTGTACATCAAGCACGGCCTGCCGAACGCGCTGGCGATCGAGGCGGGGCTGCGTGACCTCGGCTATCCCGAGACGCAGCGGGCCCGCATCCCGTTCCGCGACGACGAGCCCGGGGTGTGGGACGACTTCCCGCCGATCTACGTGCCGTCGTTCGCGATGCTCCAGAGCAGCATCCCGTACACCATCGAGGCGCCACTGAACCCGCGCGGCGGCAACCTCACGCCGGAGGAGCGCGTACGCCGGTCCGGCATCAACACCGACGTGCACGAGGTGGCCATCCGGACGTCGCTGCGGTACATCCAGGAGCACCGCGCCGAGGTGCTGCACGACCAGGCCGAGGTCTACCGGCGCGGCTGGGCCGGTGAGCCACTGCGGGACATCCCCGACGGCTACGTGCCGGGCTGGGGCCCGGAGGACGACTACCGCACCACGTTCCCCCGGGCGTACGTCATCCCCACCGGCACCGGGCAGCGGTCCGAGCCGGCCGCGGCGCGCCTGGTGGACCTGCTGATCGGCAGCGGCGGCCGGGTGTGGCGGGCGACGAAGTCGTTCACCGCCGACGGCCGGCGCTACGACGCCGGCTCGTACGTGGTCGACCTGCACCAGCCCAAGCGGGGCCTGGTCAACTCGCTGCTGGAGCCGGGCGTCGACATCACCGAGCGGGTGGACGACCTGTACGCCGGGCCGGCCGCCTGGAGCCAGGGACTGACCTGGGGCGCCACCGTGGACACGCTCTGGGACGAGCTGCCCCAGGTGCGGCTGGAGCGGACGTACGACGGGCGGGCCGACGGTGACCTGCCACCCGGTAACGGCGACCTGCGCCTCGACCCGCGCGACGCCGCCGACCTGCTGACGGTCAACTCGCTGTTGGCCAAGGGCGTCGCGGTCCACCGCCTCGCCGACGGGTCGGTGGTCGTTCCCGGCACGCCGACCAACCGCCGGCTGGCCCGAGCCGAGGTCCGCGCCAACGGGGTGACCTTCGAGCGCGCGCCGGCCCGGTGGCGCGGGGTCCGGCTGGACCGGGTCGTCGTCGGCTACCTCGGCACGGCGGAGGAGCGGGACACCCTGGCCGACCTCGGCTTCGAGGCCCGGGCCCTGACCGCCGCCACGCTCAGCACGACGCTGACCGCCGAGGTGGACGTGCTCCTCGTGGCGGGCGCCGTCACCCTCGCGAACCTGACGCCGGAGAACCGGGCCGCCCTGGACGCCTTCCTGGCCCGTGGCGGCGGCGTGGTCGGCCTGGGTACGCCCGGTGCCGGGTTCAGCAACGCGGCCGGGCTGCTGTCGGTGACCGCCACGGCGGGCCCGAGCCTGGCCAGCGGGGTGGCCAACGTGGTCAACGCCGGCGGACCGGTCAGCACCAGCGCGGCGGCCCAGGCGTTCATCAGCCAGCCGGTCTGGTTCACGAACCTGGGTGCCGGCGTCGCCGTCGAGCAGTCGTACGCGGCGGACCCGCTGCTGTCCGGCTGGTGGGCGGTCGACGGGGCCGGTGGGCAGGGCGCGGCGGCCGGCCAGGCCAGCATCGTCCGGGGTGTGTCCGCCGGCGGCAGCGGTGTCGTGCTGTTCGGCACCGACCCGACGTTCCGCCTGCACCCGAAGGGTCTCCAGGCGCAGCTCGGCCGCGCTCTGCTGTGGACGGCCGAGCGGTGACCGCGCGGCGCTGACCGACCGGCGGTGAGCCGATGACGGGCCCGGGTGCGACACGCGCCCGGGCCCGTCGCCGTGCCGGGGTGGGGTCGAAGGGCGCGTCCGGCTCACCGTTCGGCGCAGCTCGTCGGCCGTTCGGCGCAGCGGCCCGGAACGATCCGGCGTGACGGCGCTCACATGGTCGTAGCCTCCGGCCGTCACAACGCGCGTTTCCCCATCCCGGAGGTGTGTCACATGGCTGCACCCGAACCGGAGACGCCACCCACGGCGTCGTCCAGGGCGAAGGACCACAGCCCCTGGAACTGGTTGCTCTTCATTCCGATCGTGGTGCCGCTGGTCCCGGCCTTCTTCAACGCGGACTCGCCCCGCCTGTTCGGCTTCCCGCGTTTCTACTGGCTCCAACTGGCCTTCATCATCCTCGGCGTCACCACCACGACCGTGGTGTACCAGCTGACGAAGAAGCGGGGTGACCGCTGATGTGGCGCGACCACCTCACCGAGATCATCGTCTTCAGCCTGCTCTTCCTGCTGGTCAGCGCGATGGGTTTCGTGGCCGCTCGCTGGCGCGCCCCGAAGGACATGGCCCACCTGGACGAGTGGGGGCTGGGCGGACGCAGCTTCGGCGGCTGGATCACCTGGTTCCTCGTCGGCGGTGACCTCTACACCGCGTACACCTTCGTGGCGGTGCCGGCGCTGATGTTCGGCGCGGGCGCGGCCGGCTTCTTCGCCGTGCCGTACACCATCGTCATCTACCCGCTGGTGTTCCTGGTGCTGGTGCGGCTCTGGTCGGTCTCGCACCGGCACGGCTTCGTCACCCCGGCGGACTTCGTCCGCAAGCGGTTCGACTCGCCGGTGCTGGCACTGCTCATCGCGATCACCGGCATCGTCGCCACCATGCCGTACATCGCGCTGCAGCTCGTCGGCATCGAGGCGGTCCTCAAGACCATGGGGGTGACCGGCGACAGCACCCTCGCCCGGCACCTGCCGATCATCGTGGCGTTCGCGATCCTGGCCGCCTACACCTACCAGTCGGGGCTGCGGGCGCCGGCGCTGATCGCGTTCGTCAAGGACTCGCTCATCTACGTCGTGATCCTGGTGGCGGTCTTCTACCTGCCCTACAAGCTGGGCGGCTGGGGCGAGATCTTCGACGCGGCGGACGCCAAGTTCGACGCCACCCCCAACCCGAACGACGGCATCCTGCTCAACGCCAACAACCAGCTCCAGTACGTCACCCTGGCGTTCGGCTCGGCGCTGGCGCTGTTCCTCTACCCGCACAGCCTCACCGGCGTGCTGGCCAGCAAGAACCGGGACGTCATCAAGCGGAACATGTCCGCGCTGCCCGCGTACAGCCTGCTGCTCGGCCTGATCGCGCTGCTCGGGTTCATGGCCATCGCCGCCGGGGTGACGCCGCTGCCGGGGTCGAAGGAGGGCACGGTCGACAGCAACACCGTCGTGCCGGTGCTGTTCGACCAGCAGTTCCCGGACTGGTTCGCCGGCGTCGCGTACGCGGCCATCGGCATCGGCGCGCTCGTGCCCGCCGCCATCATGTCGATCGCGGCGGCGAACCTGTTCACCCGCAACATCTACAAGGAGTACCTGCGGCGCGACGCCACCCCGGCCCAGGAGGCGAACGTCTCGAAGATCACTTCGCTGGTGGTCAAGGTCGGGGCGGTGGCCTGCATCGTCTTCCTCGATCCGCAGTTCTCCATCGACCTTCAGCTGATCGGCGGCGTGATCATCCTCCAGACGCTGCCGGCGGTCGCCCTGGGCCTCTACACCCGTTGGTTCCACCGGGGCGCGCTCATCGCGGGCTGGGTGGCCGGCATGGGGCTCGGCATGTGGATGCTCTACCAGGTCGCCAGCCCGACCCGGAAGCACTTCGGCGGCTCGGCCTTCCCGCTGGAGAAGTTCGGCTTCGACACCCCGAAGACGATCTACGTGGGGATCGTGGCCGTGCTGGTCAACCTGGCCGTCGCGGCGCTGCTGACGCTGGTGCTGCGCGCCGGCAAGGTGAACGACGGCGTCGACGGCACCGAGCCGGACGACTACTTCGCCGACGAGGGCGACCCCCGGGTCACCCCGGGCACCGAGAGCGACGCCGACCCGGCGCGCGAGCCGGTCGCCTGAGGTCACCGCGCCCTCCCCGGTTGATCAACGGGTGACAGTCACCCGCCGCCCCTGTGGACCGATGCGCCGTGGTCCATCAGGGGCGGCGGTGTTTCTGTGGGGCGCGGCTGCGGTCGGCCCGCTGACCTGATTCCCTCGAGGGCAAAGGTCAGCAGTTGTTCCGCCCTGGCCGCGCCCACCGGTTGTGCCGCGAGTGAGATGCCGTTGGCGAGGATCATCAGGTCGCCCATGGTGATGTCGGGCCGCAC
This genomic stretch from Micromonospora krabiensis harbors:
- a CDS encoding DUF3311 domain-containing protein; amino-acid sequence: MAAPEPETPPTASSRAKDHSPWNWLLFIPIVVPLVPAFFNADSPRLFGFPRFYWLQLAFIILGVTTTTVVYQLTKKRGDR
- a CDS encoding M14 family zinc carboxypeptidase, which gives rise to MFVRRTTARLTATAVAATVLSTAALTAPAAASALPTVPPTAPDLSDIRGFPQRSVLSVWPDNPADASIPIGVIPYDDIAPKLNALQAAGDRVSARVAGRSAGGYDLYAVTVTAPETRAQARQQEIWKREIEDDPVRAQRDRALLAGYKTPLFVNANIHGNEWEGTDAALRVIEQLATDTSAETAQLLTRNRLVFNITSNPDGRVAGTRANAAGYDLNRDLTIVSQPETNLIRELIVDTKPIITLDLHGYVSPTLLHPSTPPHNVNNEYDLYIKHGLPNALAIEAGLRDLGYPETQRARIPFRDDEPGVWDDFPPIYVPSFAMLQSSIPYTIEAPLNPRGGNLTPEERVRRSGINTDVHEVAIRTSLRYIQEHRAEVLHDQAEVYRRGWAGEPLRDIPDGYVPGWGPEDDYRTTFPRAYVIPTGTGQRSEPAAARLVDLLIGSGGRVWRATKSFTADGRRYDAGSYVVDLHQPKRGLVNSLLEPGVDITERVDDLYAGPAAWSQGLTWGATVDTLWDELPQVRLERTYDGRADGDLPPGNGDLRLDPRDAADLLTVNSLLAKGVAVHRLADGSVVVPGTPTNRRLARAEVRANGVTFERAPARWRGVRLDRVVVGYLGTAEERDTLADLGFEARALTAATLSTTLTAEVDVLLVAGAVTLANLTPENRAALDAFLARGGGVVGLGTPGAGFSNAAGLLSVTATAGPSLASGVANVVNAGGPVSTSAAAQAFISQPVWFTNLGAGVAVEQSYAADPLLSGWWAVDGAGGQGAAAGQASIVRGVSAGGSGVVLFGTDPTFRLHPKGLQAQLGRALLWTAER
- a CDS encoding flavoprotein, whose amino-acid sequence is MTGPQSSNGRREVLYVIACGSPLARHVGRLVDLAQQDGWDVCVVTTPDGAKFVDAPALARQTGHPVRTHYKQPSDPDLLPPADAMIVCPATVNTVNKWAAGITDTLALGLLVEAQGLGVPIAAVPFTNAAMAAHPAFRAGLARLDEWGVTVLFGDDVFPLHAPGTGERHLHAFPWGIGLSVLRRPVCPLV
- a CDS encoding putative leader peptide — its product is MRSVHLTKRGHIDLLRVASAACRRSL
- a CDS encoding Nif3-like dinuclear metal center hexameric protein, giving the protein MVAELERRYPPAWAEDWDRVGLVLGELSAPVRRVLCVVDVVPETVAEALAAGVDMIVAHHPLLLRGVSSVAPTTYKGRIVHQLIRAGVALYVAHTNADVAAPGVSDALAARFGLTGLRPLHPPAPGSPAHGPGRGIGRVGELPRPMTLAELARHAAAVLPATSWGVRAAGDPGRTVRRLAVSGGSGDAFLADATAAGVDAYLTADLRHHPAGEHLAADGPALLDAAHWATERPWLDDLAALLREALGVETLVSDLDTDPWTVHAATPAVDDKEPRP
- a CDS encoding zinc ribbon domain-containing protein; amino-acid sequence: MKADPQVQRRLLDLQAIDTALAQLAHRRRSLPERAELEALARELSALEDERVRAQVAVDDLDRDIARMEKDVEQVRARKEKDEARLAAGTGPARELEALQHELASLNRRQSDLEDAELELMEQRETAQGVLDGVEQRLAETRDKRAATEQRRDDSLAEIAKEEEFKRTSRQPLAADLPSDLVTLYDRIREDTGLGAALLTAGRCGGCRLELSGADLARIRKAAPDDVVRCEDCRRIMVRTNESGL
- the mctP gene encoding monocarboxylate uptake permease MctP, whose protein sequence is MWRDHLTEIIVFSLLFLLVSAMGFVAARWRAPKDMAHLDEWGLGGRSFGGWITWFLVGGDLYTAYTFVAVPALMFGAGAAGFFAVPYTIVIYPLVFLVLVRLWSVSHRHGFVTPADFVRKRFDSPVLALLIAITGIVATMPYIALQLVGIEAVLKTMGVTGDSTLARHLPIIVAFAILAAYTYQSGLRAPALIAFVKDSLIYVVILVAVFYLPYKLGGWGEIFDAADAKFDATPNPNDGILLNANNQLQYVTLAFGSALALFLYPHSLTGVLASKNRDVIKRNMSALPAYSLLLGLIALLGFMAIAAGVTPLPGSKEGTVDSNTVVPVLFDQQFPDWFAGVAYAAIGIGALVPAAIMSIAAANLFTRNIYKEYLRRDATPAQEANVSKITSLVVKVGAVACIVFLDPQFSIDLQLIGGVIILQTLPAVALGLYTRWFHRGALIAGWVAGMGLGMWMLYQVASPTRKHFGGSAFPLEKFGFDTPKTIYVGIVAVLVNLAVAALLTLVLRAGKVNDGVDGTEPDDYFADEGDPRVTPGTESDADPAREPVA
- a CDS encoding bifunctional RNase H/acid phosphatase, yielding MAPRVVLVEADGGSRGNPGPAGYGAVVRDPDSGEVLAERFESIGVTTNNVAEYRGLIAGLEAAAELGAAEVDVRMDSKLVVEQMCGRWQIKNAGLRPLAARAADLVTRFDAVRFGWIPRERNRHADALANAAMDGAASAPAAPVVDAPRIVEPPRGIGADPADRGAAREVADRAATARDTGGDATTTPASWEPRPSFAATRLILVRHGETEYTEQGRYSGRGDVALSARGREQVRATASRVAALAPGAVAVVSSPLSRCTRTAEAIAAALGGVPVRRDEDLIECDFGAWEGRTFAEVREGWPGELDAWLASTRVAPPEGESFAAVAERAGRAVASLREAYARETVVVVSHVSPIKLVLRDALAADDAFLHRLYLDAAGISVVDLWPDGGVAVRSVNETAHLADIG